The Diaphorobacter ruginosibacter genome contains a region encoding:
- a CDS encoding enoyl-CoA hydratase family protein — protein sequence MSSTQHEIDPALVAGNRRPMAGYGAEHFLWDVKDGVATITLNRPDRKNPLTFASYAELRDLFHQLKWASDVHAVVVVGAGGNFCSGGDVHEIIGPLVQLKVPELLMFTRMTGELVKMMRACPQPIIAAVDGVCAGAGAIMAMSSDMRLGTARSKTAFLFNRVGLAGCDMGACAILPRLVGQGRASELLYTGRSLGGEEGERWGFFNRLCEPDALLADAQKLAADLVAGPSFANGITKTMLHQEWAMTIEQAIEAEAQAQAICMLTEDFSRAYHAFVAKQKPVFKGN from the coding sequence ATGAGCAGCACACAACATGAGATCGACCCGGCGCTGGTGGCGGGCAACCGCAGGCCGATGGCCGGTTACGGCGCGGAGCATTTTCTGTGGGACGTGAAGGACGGCGTGGCCACCATCACGCTCAACCGCCCCGACCGCAAGAACCCGCTCACCTTCGCGTCGTACGCGGAGCTGCGCGACCTGTTCCACCAGCTCAAATGGGCCAGCGACGTGCACGCCGTGGTGGTGGTGGGCGCGGGCGGCAACTTCTGCTCGGGCGGCGACGTGCATGAAATCATCGGCCCGCTCGTGCAGCTCAAGGTGCCCGAGCTGCTGATGTTCACGCGCATGACGGGCGAGCTCGTGAAGATGATGCGCGCCTGCCCCCAGCCGATCATCGCTGCCGTCGACGGCGTGTGCGCCGGCGCGGGCGCGATCATGGCGATGTCCTCCGACATGCGCCTAGGCACGGCGCGCAGCAAGACCGCATTCCTGTTCAACCGCGTGGGCCTTGCGGGTTGCGACATGGGCGCCTGCGCCATCCTGCCGCGCCTTGTCGGCCAGGGCCGCGCGAGCGAACTGCTCTACACCGGCCGCAGCCTGGGCGGCGAAGAGGGTGAGCGCTGGGGATTCTTCAATCGCCTGTGCGAGCCGGATGCCCTGCTGGCCGATGCGCAGAAACTCGCCGCCGACCTGGTGGCGGGTCCGAGCTTTGCCAACGGCATCACCAAGACCATGCTGCACCAGGAATGGGCGATGACCATCGAGCAGGCCATCGAGGCCGAGGCACAGGCGCAGGCGATCTGCATGCTGACCGAGGATTTCTCGCGTGCCTACCACGCGTTTGTCGCCAAGCAGAAACCTGTATTCAAAGGAAATTGA
- a CDS encoding acyl-CoA dehydrogenase family protein has translation MADQSYLQWPFFEPRHALLARELDAWAAQNIAQEHGSDVDAACRHLVKQLGEAGWLRHAVAGADFGGAGEQIDTRSICLIRETLARHSGLADFAFAMQGLGSGAISLAGTDAQKQRYLTRVAKGEAISAFALSEPDAGSDVAAMSCSAVLDGDHYVINGEKTWISNGGIADVYVVFVRTGEAPGARGITALIVDAGTPGFEIAERIDVIAPHPLARLRFTDCRVPVSQRVGAGGEGFKVAMRTLDVFRTSVAAAALGFARRALDEALHRATTRRMFSGVLADFQLTQAKLAQMATQIDSAALLTYRAAWQRDQGGNVTREAAMAKMTATENAQQVIDAAVQMWGGMGVVSEQPVERLYREIRALRIYEGATEVQQLIIARELLKQAH, from the coding sequence ATGGCCGATCAAAGCTATCTGCAATGGCCGTTCTTCGAGCCGCGCCATGCGCTTCTGGCGAGGGAACTCGATGCGTGGGCCGCGCAGAACATCGCGCAGGAACACGGCAGCGACGTGGACGCCGCATGCCGTCATCTCGTGAAGCAGCTGGGAGAGGCCGGCTGGCTGCGGCATGCGGTGGCGGGCGCTGATTTCGGAGGTGCGGGAGAGCAGATCGACACGCGCTCCATCTGCCTGATCCGCGAGACGCTGGCGCGCCACAGCGGCCTCGCGGACTTCGCGTTCGCGATGCAGGGCCTGGGCTCCGGCGCGATTTCGCTCGCGGGAACGGATGCACAGAAGCAGCGCTATCTCACCCGCGTGGCGAAGGGCGAGGCGATCTCGGCCTTCGCGCTCTCGGAGCCCGATGCGGGATCGGATGTGGCGGCCATGTCGTGCAGCGCGGTGCTGGACGGAGACCACTACGTCATCAACGGCGAAAAGACCTGGATCTCCAACGGCGGCATCGCCGACGTCTACGTGGTCTTCGTGCGCACCGGCGAGGCCCCCGGCGCGCGTGGCATCACGGCGCTGATCGTCGATGCGGGCACACCGGGATTCGAGATCGCGGAGCGCATCGACGTGATTGCGCCACATCCGCTGGCCCGCCTGAGGTTCACCGACTGCCGCGTGCCGGTATCGCAGCGCGTGGGCGCGGGCGGTGAAGGCTTCAAGGTGGCGATGCGCACGCTCGACGTGTTCCGCACCTCCGTGGCTGCTGCGGCGCTGGGCTTCGCTCGCAGGGCGCTCGATGAGGCGCTGCACCGTGCGACCACGCGCAGGATGTTCAGCGGTGTGCTGGCCGACTTCCAGCTCACGCAGGCCAAGCTTGCGCAGATGGCCACGCAGATCGACAGCGCCGCGCTGCTCACCTACCGCGCCGCATGGCAGCGCGACCAGGGCGGGAACGTGACGCGCGAGGCGGCCATGGCCAAGATGACCGCCACCGAGAACGCGCAGCAGGTGATCGATGCCGCGGTACAGATGTGGGGCGGCATGGGAGTCGTGAGCGAGCAGCCGGTGGAGCGCCTGTACCGGGAGATCCGCGCACTGCGGATTTACGAGGGCGCCACCGAGGTGCAGCAACTCATCATCGCGCGCGAACTGCTCAAGCAGGCGCATTGA
- a CDS encoding SDR family NAD(P)-dependent oxidoreductase, with the protein MNELHAPLRAPLGNQHALVTGAGQGIGEAIACQLLAQGARVTVLGRRREPLDALVQAFPERCQAVQADVSNADQVQAAFDAATQRFGAVQILVNNAGQAASVPFMKMDASTWSAMLAVNLTGTMLCIQQALPGMLELGTGRIVNVASTAGLKGYGYVSAYCAAKHGVIGLTRSLALELAHKGITVNAVCPGYTETDIVRDSIARVVQKTGRTEEQARAEFVKGNPQGRLVQPQEVADAVLWLCGAGASAITGQSIAVAGGEVM; encoded by the coding sequence ATGAATGAACTACACGCACCCCTTCGCGCACCCCTTGGCAACCAGCATGCGCTGGTGACCGGCGCGGGGCAGGGCATTGGCGAGGCGATCGCATGCCAGTTGCTCGCGCAGGGCGCGCGCGTCACGGTGCTGGGCAGAAGGCGGGAGCCGCTCGACGCGCTGGTGCAGGCATTCCCCGAGCGGTGCCAGGCCGTGCAGGCGGACGTGTCGAATGCCGACCAGGTGCAGGCCGCCTTCGATGCCGCGACGCAGCGCTTTGGTGCCGTGCAGATCCTCGTGAACAACGCGGGTCAGGCAGCGAGCGTCCCTTTCATGAAGATGGATGCAAGCACCTGGAGCGCAATGCTCGCGGTGAATCTCACCGGCACGATGCTGTGCATCCAGCAGGCGCTGCCCGGCATGCTGGAACTTGGCACCGGCCGCATTGTGAACGTGGCGAGCACGGCGGGGCTGAAGGGCTACGGCTATGTGTCGGCCTACTGCGCAGCCAAGCACGGCGTGATCGGCCTCACGCGCTCGCTGGCCCTGGAGCTGGCTCACAAGGGCATCACCGTGAACGCTGTCTGCCCCGGCTACACCGAGACCGACATAGTGCGCGACAGCATTGCGCGCGTGGTGCAGAAGACCGGTCGCACCGAGGAACAGGCGCGCGCCGAATTCGTCAAGGGCAACCCGCAGGGCCGATTGGTTCAGCCGCAGGAGGTGGCCGATGCCGTGCTCTGGCTGTGCGGCGCGGGTGCCTCGGCCATCACGGGGCAAAGCATCGCGGTCGCCGGCGGCGAGGTGATGTGA